The Saccharomyces cerevisiae S288C chromosome VII, complete sequence genome includes a region encoding these proteins:
- the MTR3 gene encoding exosome non-catalytic core subunit MTR3 (Exosome non-catalytic core component; involved in 3'-5' RNA processing and degradation in both the nucleus and the cytoplasm; has similarity to E. coli RNase PH and to human hMtr3p (EXOSC6)), whose translation MNVQDRRRLLGPAAAKPMAFSNTTTHVPEKKSTDLTPKGNESEQELSLHTGFIENCNGSALVEARSLGHQTSLITAVYGPRSIRGSFTSQGTISIQLKNGLLEKYNTNELKEVSSFLMGIFNSVVNLSRYPKSGIDIFVYLTYDKDLTNNPQDDDSQSKMMSSQISSLIPHCITSITLALADAGIELVDMAGAGEANGTVVSFIKNGEEIVGFWKDDGDDEDLLECLDRCKEQYNRYRDLMISCLMNQET comes from the coding sequence ATGAATGTTCAAGACAGAAGGAGGTTATTAGGCCCTGCTGCTGCCAAGCCAATGGCGTTTAGCAACACTACTACTCATGTGccagaaaagaaatcaacaGATTTGACACCTAAAGGCAATGAAAGTGAACAGGAACTTTCTCTACATACCGGTTTCATCGAAAACTGCAATGGATCTGCATTAGTAGAAGCTAGAAGCTTAGGACACCAAACATCGCTCATTACCGCTGTCTATGGACCACGCTCCATTAGAGGATCCTTCACATCTCAAGGTACTATATCTATTCAGTTAAAGAACGGTCTTCTGGAAAAATATAACACAAATGAACTGAAGGAAGTTAGCAGCTTTTTAATGGGCATTTTCAATTCAGTAGTAAACCTATCTCGCTACCCCAAGTCCGGCATCGATATCTTCGTTTATTTAACGTATGATAAGGATCTTACAAATAATCCTCAGGACGACGATTCGCAAAGCAAAATGATGTCTTCTCAAATATCATCTCTCATACCACATTGTATCACTAGTATAACGCTAGCCTTAGCTGATGCCGGCATCGAATTAGTGGATATGGCAGGTGCCGGTGAGGCCAATGGCACTGTCGTATCATTCATCAAAAATGGAGAGGAAATTGTAGGTTTTTGGAAGGATGATGGTGACGATGAAGATCTTTTGGAATGCCTTGATCGTTGCAAGGAGCAATATAACCGTTATAGAGATTTAATGATAAGCTGTTTAATGAACCAGGAAACTTAG
- the PTI1 gene encoding cleavage polyadenylation factor subunit PTI1 (Essential component of CPF (cleavage and polyadenylation factor); involved in 3' end formation of snoRNA and mRNA; interacts directly with Pta1p; relocalizes to the cytosol in response to hypoxia; similar to mammalian Cleavage-Stimulation Factor CstF-64): MTDPRRRTGRHFLTPENLSSTLQITNLPPEWNQDIITSVVAGSGPVIDIKAKNDPRTGKLTGVLFDYLTSKDCKRAWEILNRIENFPVKIEQIIPPNYKDHLRETANKNSQKQVLQLNRDSYPFEAGLELPFEMVTEVPIPRRPPPPQAANNTNSVSNNTNIQFPDILSKASKHLPSFQDGSIIAPDKISQNLSKIPPLQLIEIISNLKILSNQENIQKSQLESFLDTNSDITISVTQALLEMGFIDYSVVTKVLKSQVGEAPSLLSSNNTSNSNTPVSVIRNNTPLHVPSNEVSNNPNNMPLNVAMPMPMSTPPFIPLPLQQQPFGFAPPGPFMPPAQGPSMGQPVLANQLGQVQQQNISSTEGPSNANKANDSGTINMAKLQLLPENQQDMIKQVLTLTPAQIQSLPSDQQLMVENFRKEYII; encoded by the coding sequence atgacaGATcccagaagaagaacaggCCGTCATTTCTTGACACCGGAGAATTTATCCTCTACATTACAAATCACAAACTTACCTCCAGAATGGAACCAAGATATAATTACTTCGGTCGTGGCCGGTTCTGGTCCAGTTATAGATATAAAAGCTAAGAATGACCCGAGAACTGGTAAACTAACCGGTGTACTGTTCGATTATTTGACTAGTAAAGATTGTAAACGCGCTTgggaaattttaaatagaattgaaaactttCCCGTAAAGATAGAGCAAATAATCCCACCAAATTATAAGGACCATCTTAGAGAAACagcaaataaaaattctcAAAAGCAGGTATTACAACTTAATAGAGATTCGTACCCCTTCGAGGCGGGTTTGGAGCTACCTTTCGAAATGGTGACAGAAGTCCCCATTCCTAGGCGACCACCGCCACCACAGGCTGCAAATAACACAAACTCTGTATCAAATAACACAAACATTCAATTCCCCGACATACTAAGTAAAGCATCTAAACACTTGCCAAGTTTCCAAGATGGCTCGATTATTGCACCAGACAAAATTTCACAAAATTTAAGTAAAATTCCGCCGTTGCAACTTATTGAAATTAtatcaaatttgaaaatattatcaaaCCAAGAAAACATCCAAAAATCGCAATTAGAATCTTTCTTAGATACTAACAGTGATATCACAATATCAGTGACCCAAGCCCTACTAGAAATGGGATTTATAGACTACAGCGTGGTGACTAAAGTGTTGAAATCCCAAGTTGGCGAGGCCCCATCTTTGCTTTCGAGTAATAACACAAGTAATTCGAACACCCCCGTAAGCGTAATTAGAAATAACACTCCGTTGCATGTACCTTCTAATGAAGTCAGCAACAATCCTAACAATATGCCACTGAACGTAGCTATGCCAATGCCTATGTCGACACCACCATTTATCCCTTTACCTCTGCAACAACAACCGTTCGGTTTTGCGCCACCGGGCCCTTTCATGCCTCCAGCTCAAGGCCCCTCCATGGGACAGCCTGTGTTGGCAAATCAACTCGGCCAGGTCCAGCAACAAAATATAAGTTCTACAGAAGGACCCTCTAACGCGAATAAAGCGAATGACAGCGGCACCATTAATATGGCGAAACTGCAATTACTACCTGAAAACCAACAAGATATGATCAAACAAGTTCTTACTTTGACACCTGCCCAGATCCAAAGTTTACCAAGTGACCAGCAACTTATGGTGGAAAActttagaaaagaatatataatCTAA
- the CHO2 gene encoding phosphatidylethanolamine N-methyltransferase (Phosphatidylethanolamine methyltransferase (PEMT); catalyzes the first step in the conversion of phosphatidylethanolamine to phosphatidylcholine during the methylation pathway of phosphatidylcholine biosynthesis) codes for MSSCKTTLSEMVGSVTKDRGTINVEARTRSSNVTFKPPVTHDMVRSLFDPTLKKSLLEKCIALAIISNFFICYWVFQRFGLQFTKYFFLVQYLFWRIAYNLGIGLVLHYQSHYETLTNCAKTHAIFSKIPQNKDANSNFSTNSNSFSEKFWNFIRKFCQYEIRSKMPKEYDLFAYPEEINVWLIFRQFVDLILMQDFVTYIIYVYLSIPYSWVQIFNWRSLLGVILILFNIWVKLDAHRVVKDYAWYWGDFFFLEESELIFDGVFNISPHPMYSIGYLGYYGLSLICNDYKVLLVSVFGHYSQFLFLKYVENPHIERTYGDGTDSDSQMNSRIDDLISKENYDYSRPLINMGLSFNNFNKLRFTDYFTIGTVAALMLGTIMNARFINLNYLFITVFVTKLVSWLFISTILYKQSQSKWFTRLFLENGYTQVYSYEQWQFIYNYYLVLTYTLMIIHTGLQIWSNFSNINNSQLIFGLILVALQTWCDKETRLAISDFGWFYGDFFLSNYISTRKLTSQGIYRYLNHPEAVLGVVGVWGTVLMTNFAVTNIILAVLWTLTNFILVKFIETPHVNKIYGKTKRVSGVGKTLLGLKPLRQVSDIVNRIENIIIKSLVDESKNSNGGAELLPKNYQDNKEWNILIQEAMDSVATRLSPYCELKIENEQVETNFVLPTPVTLNWKMPIELYNGDDWIGLYKVIDTRADREKTRVGSGGHWSATSKDSYMNHGLRHKESVTEIKATEKYVQGKVTFDTSLLYFENGIYEFRYHSGNSHKVLLISTPFEISLPVLNTTTPELFEKDLTEFLTKVNVLKDGKFRPLGNKFFGMDSLKQLIKNSIGVELSSEYMRRVNGDAHVISHRAWDIKQTLDSLA; via the coding sequence ATGTCCAGTTGTAAAACCACTTTGTCTGAAATGGTTGGTTCTGTGACAAAAGATAGGGGCACTATCAACGTCGAAGCCAGAACACGTTCGAGTAATGTAACTTTCAAACCACCTGTAACCCACGATATGGTGCGTTCGCTTTTCGATCcaactttgaagaaatctcTGCTGGAAAAATGCATCGCGCTAGCTATTATAtcgaattttttcatttgttaTTGGGTCTTCCAAAGGTTTGGCTTACAGTTTACCAAATACTTTTTTCTGGTACAGTATTTATTTTGGAGAATTGCTTATAATTTAGGTATTGGACTGGTTCTGCATTACCAGTCACATTATGAAACACTAACGAATTGTGCTAAAACTCATGCGATTTTCAGCAAAATACCACAGAATAAAGATGCTAATTCGAATTTCTCAACAAATTCCAATTCCTTttcagaaaaattttggaattttaTTAGGAAGTTCTGTCAATATGAGATTAGGTCTAAAATGCCAAAGGAGTATGATTTATTTGCCTATCCAGAAGAGATCAACGTCTGGTTGATATTTCGCCAGTTTGTCGATTTAATCTTGATGCAAGATTTTGTGACTTACATTATTTACGTTTACCTTTCTATTCCATATAGCTGGGTTCAAATCTTCAACTGGAGATCTTTGCTAGGTgttattttgattttatttaaCATCTGGGTCAAGTTAGATGCGCATCGCGTGGTTAAAGATTATGCTTGGTACTGGggtgatttcttctttttggaagaatcTGAATTGATTTTTGATGGTGTCTTCAACATCTCTCCACATCCAATGTATTCTATTGGTTATTTGGGTTATTATGGCCTATCATTGATTTGTAATGACTACAAGGTTCTTCTGGTGTCCGTATTTGGACATTATTCtcaatttttgtttctgaaaTACGTCGAAAATCCTCATATTGAAAGAACGTATGGTGATGGCACTGATTCCGATTCTCAAATGAATAGCAGAATTGATGACTTGATATCAAAAGAGAATTACGATTATTCAAGACCTCTAATTAACATGGGTCTTTCTTTTAACAACTTCAATAAGCTAAGATTTACTGACTATTTCACAATTGGTACCGTAGCGGCACTTATGTTAGGAACAATCATGAATGCTAGGTTTATCAATTTAAATTACCTCTTTATTACCGTTTTTGTAACAAAACTGGTTTCATGGTTATTTATCTCGACAATATTGTACAAGCAATCTCAGTCTAAATGGTTCACGAGATTGTTTTTGGAGAATGGTTACACACAAGTTTATTCCTATGAGCAATGGCAATTTATTTACAATTATTATTTGGTATTAACCTACACACTTATGATAATTCATACAGGGCTTCAAATTTGGAGTAATTTTTCCAACATAAACAACAGTCAATTAATTTTTGGTTTAATTCTTGTGGCTTTACAAACATGGTGTGATAAGGAAACGAGACTAGCAATCTCTGATTTTGGTTGGTTTTAtggtgattttttcttgagcAACTATATCTCAACTAGAAAGCTGACTTCCCAAGGTATCTACAGATATTTGAATCACCCAGAAGCGGTATTAGGCGTTGTTGGAGTTTGGGGTACTGTATTGATGACGAATTTTGCCGTTACAAATATTATCTTGGCTGTTTTATGGACATTGacaaattttattcttgtCAAGTTTATTGAAACACCTCATGTTAATAAGATATATGGTAAAACTAAACGAGTTAGTGGTGTTGGAAAAACTTTACTAGGCTTGAAACCTCTAAGACAAGTTTCAGATATTGTCAatagaattgaaaatattataatcAAATCATTAGTTGATGAAAGCAAGAACTCCAATGGTGGGGCAGAACTTTTGCCCAAAAATTATCAAGATAACAAAGAATGGAATATTTTAATTCAGGAAGCAATGGATAGCGTTGCAACAAGATTGAGTCCATACTGtgaattgaaaattgaaaacgaGCAGGTAGAAACCAATTTTGTCTTGCCTACTCCAGTAACtttgaattggaaaatgCCCATTGAACTTTATAACGGAGATGATTGGATTGGTTTGTATAAAGTCATTGATACAAGGGCAGATCGTGAAAAAACAAGAGTTGGATCAGGTGGTCATTGGAGTGCGACTTCTAAAGATTCATATATGAACCATGGATTAAGACATAAAGAATCTGTAACAGAAATAAAGGCGACTGAAAAGTACGTTCAAGGTAAAGTGACATTCGACACGTCTTTgctttattttgaaaatggtatCTACGAATTTAGGTATCATTCTGGTAACTCCCATAAGGTGTTATTGATTTCTACaccatttgaaatttcattgCCGGTACTAAATACCACGACACCTGAACTGTTTGAGAAGGATTTGACTGAGTTTTTGACGAAAGTCAACGTTTTGAAGGATGGTAAATTTCGTCCATTAGGAAATAAGTTCTTCGGGATGGACAGCTTGAAACAATTGATTAAGAACTCAATTGGCGTCGAACTTTCGTCTGAGTATATGAGGAGAGTCAATGGTGACGCTCACGTTATTTCGCATCGCGCTTGGGATATAAAACAAACGCTTGATAGTCTTGCttga
- the CYS4 gene encoding cystathionine beta-synthase CYS4 (Cystathionine beta-synthase; catalyzes synthesis of cystathionine from serine and homocysteine, the first committed step in cysteine biosynthesis; responsible for hydrogen sulfide generation; advances passage through START by promoting cell growth which requires catalytic activity, and reducing critical cell size independent of catalytic activity; mutations in human ortholog CBS cause homocystinuria; human CBS can complement yeast null mutant), translating into MTKSEQQADSRHNVIDLVGNTPLIALKKLPKALGIKPQIYAKLELYNPGGSIKDRIAKSMVEEAEASGRIHPSRSTLIEPTSGNTGIGLALIGAIKGYRTIITLPEKMSNEKVSVLKALGAEIIRTPTAAAWDSPESHIGVAKKLEKEIPGAVILDQYNNMMNPEAHYFGTGREIQRQLEDLNLFDNLRAVVAGAGTGGTISGISKYLKEQNDKIQIVGADPFGSILAQPENLNKTDITDYKVEGIGYDFVPQVLDRKLIDVWYKTDDKPSFKYARQLISNEGVLVGGSSGSAFTAVVKYCEDHPELTEDDVIVAIFPDSIRSYLTKFVDDEWLKKNNLWDDDVLARFDSSKLEASTTKYADVFGNATVKDLHLKPVVSVKETAKVTDVIKILKDNGFDQLPVLTEDGKLSGLVTLSELLRKLSINNSNNDNTIKGKYLDFKKLNNFNDVSSYNENKSGKKKFIKFDENSKLSDLNRFFEKNSSAVITDGLKPIHIVTKMDLLSYLA; encoded by the coding sequence CAAGACATAACGTTATCGACTTAGTTGGTAACACCCCATTGATCgcactgaaaaaattgccTAAGGCTTTGGGTATCAAACCACAAATTTATGCTAAGCTGGAACTATACAATCCAGGTGGTTCCATCAAAGACAGAATTGCCAAGTCTATGGTGGAAGAAGCTGAAGCTTCCGGTAGAATTCATCCTTCCAGATCTACTCTGATCGAACCTACTTCTGGTAACACCGGTATCGGTCTAGCTTTAATCGGCGCCATCAAAGGTTACAGAACTATCATCACCTTGCCGGAAAAAATGTCTAACGAGAAAGTTTCTGTCCTAAAGGCTCTGGGTGCTGAAATCATCAGAACTCCAACTGCTGCTGCCTGGGATTCTCCAGAATCACATATTGGTGTTGCTAAGAAGTTGGAAAAAGAGATTCCTGGTGCTGTTATACTTGACCAATATAACAATATGATGAACCCAGAAGCTCATTACTTTGGTACTGGTCGCGAAATCCAAAGACAGCTAGAAGACTTGAATTTATTTGATAATCTACGcgctgttgttgctggtGCTGGTACTGGTGGGACTATTAGCGGTATTTCCAAGTACTTGAAAGAACAGAATGATAAGATCCAAATCGTTGGTGCTGACCCATTCGGTTCAATTTTAGCCCAACCTGAAAACTTGAATAAGACTGATATCACTGACTACAAAGTTGAGGGTATTGGTTATGATTTTGTTCCTCAGGTTTTGGACAGAAAATTAATTGATGTTTGGTATAAGACAGACGACAAGCCTTCTTTCAAATACGCCAGACAATTGATTTCTAACGAAGGTGTCTTGGTGGGTGGTTCTTCCGGTTCTGCCTTCACTGCGGTTGTGAAATACTGTGAAGACCACCCTGAACTGACTGAAGATGATGTCATTGTTGCCATATTCCCAGATTCCATCAGGTCGTACCTAACCAAATTCGTCGATGACGAATGgttgaaaaagaacaatttgTGGGATGATGACGTGTTGGCCCGTTTTGACTCTTCAAAGCTGGAGGCTTCGACGACAAAATACGCTGATGTGTTTGGTAACGCTACTGTAAAGGATCTTCACTTGAAACCGGTTGTTTCCGTTAAGGAAACCGCTAAGGTCACTGATGTTATCAAGATATTAAAAGACAATGGCTTTGACCAATTGCCTGTGTTGACTGAAGACGGCAAGTTGTCTGGTTTAGTTACTCTCTCTGAGCTTCTAAGAAAACTATCAATCAATAATTCAAACAACGACAACACTATAAAGGGTAAATACTTGGActtcaagaaattaaacaatTTCAATGATGTTTCCTCTTACAACGAAAATAAATCCGGTAAGAAGAAGTTTATTAAATTCGATGAAAACTCAAAGCTATCTGACTTGAATcgtttctttgaaaaaaactcaTCTGCCGTTATCACTGATGGCTTGAAACCAATCCATATCGTTACTAAGATGGATTTACTGAGCTACTTAGCATAA